From Paenibacillus polymyxa, the proteins below share one genomic window:
- the cbiE gene encoding precorrin-6y C5,15-methyltransferase (decarboxylating) subunit CbiE encodes MSRVIRVIGIGENGAAGLSQETLEQIERADLLVGGERQLAFFEAAAGEKRTLKSGLSAVVEELGRLREHKDIVVLASGDPLFFGIAGYLSAKLGAEHLDILPHLSSVQLAFARLGESWQDAVLESVHGRPMTGLAQRIDGQNKIALLTDDRNHPAAVAAYLLHFGMTEYDAFVGEHLGGPDETYRHYTLEEMAQGTFQPLNVVVLRRRKGEDMPAIRRGFGFEDAEFHQRKPEKGLITKREVRVFSLSELRLTERSIVWDIGAGSGSVAVECARLAKYGQVFAIEKNEGDLANVEANKVKFRTDFPVIHAKAPAGLDELPDPDAVFIGGSGGELAELIRLCASRLRKDGRIVVNAATIETLHDGMKAMQAAGLETSVTLLQTARSKPILNMTRFDGLNPIYVITGQPPVDVADGAAEE; translated from the coding sequence GTGAGTAGAGTAATTCGTGTCATTGGTATCGGTGAAAATGGAGCGGCAGGTCTGTCGCAGGAGACGCTGGAACAAATCGAGCGTGCCGACCTGCTGGTTGGTGGTGAGCGCCAGCTAGCCTTTTTCGAGGCAGCCGCAGGAGAAAAACGAACATTAAAGAGCGGCTTATCCGCCGTGGTGGAAGAATTGGGACGGTTGCGTGAGCACAAGGATATTGTCGTGCTTGCGTCAGGCGATCCGCTTTTTTTTGGAATTGCAGGTTATTTGTCTGCCAAGCTGGGGGCTGAACACTTGGATATTTTACCCCATCTCAGTTCGGTTCAACTGGCGTTTGCACGTCTCGGTGAAAGCTGGCAGGATGCGGTGCTGGAAAGTGTGCATGGTCGTCCGATGACCGGACTGGCGCAGCGGATCGATGGACAGAACAAGATCGCGCTGCTGACGGATGACCGCAATCATCCCGCCGCGGTTGCCGCTTATCTGCTGCATTTTGGCATGACGGAATATGATGCCTTTGTCGGCGAGCATTTGGGAGGACCAGATGAGACGTATCGGCATTATACGCTGGAAGAGATGGCGCAGGGAACCTTCCAACCCCTGAACGTGGTTGTTTTGCGCCGCCGTAAGGGAGAAGACATGCCAGCGATTCGCCGGGGATTTGGCTTCGAGGATGCGGAATTTCACCAGCGCAAGCCGGAAAAAGGGCTGATCACGAAGCGTGAAGTGCGCGTATTTAGCTTGTCCGAGCTGCGATTGACCGAGCGAAGCATCGTATGGGACATCGGCGCAGGCTCCGGTTCTGTTGCTGTGGAATGTGCGCGGCTGGCCAAGTACGGGCAAGTGTTTGCCATTGAGAAGAATGAAGGCGATCTGGCCAATGTGGAAGCGAACAAGGTCAAATTCCGCACTGATTTTCCAGTGATCCATGCCAAAGCACCTGCCGGATTGGACGAGCTGCCAGACCCGGATGCCGTGTTTATCGGAGGGAGTGGAGGAGAACTGGCAGAACTGATTCGTCTGTGCGCTTCCCGTCTGCGTAAGGATGGGCGAATTGTAGTGAATGCTGCAACCATTGAGACGCTACATGACGGTATGAAGGCGATGCAAGCCGCAGGACTCGAAACCTCGGTGACGTTACTGCAAACAGCGCGTAGCAAGCCGATTTTGAATATGACTCGTTTTGACGGACTCAATCCGATATATGTTATTACAGGACAGCCGCCGGTAGACGTGGCTGACGGAGCAGCAGAGGAGTAA
- the cobI gene encoding precorrin-2 C(20)-methyltransferase — MNTAAVGTLYGVGVGPGDPELITVKAYRMIQECEVVAYPKKRRGGKSYAHEIVELYVNPEEKEMLGLIFPMTKDPVVLEREWNKTVVACWEALSQGKDVAFVTEGDPNLYSTFIHLARLMKDLHPEVPIVSIPGISSVLGAAAALELPLADGDQQVGIIPATEDRAAMKRAIENHDTVVFIKVAKVLDLILDVLDELNLGDRASVITKVTSPYEMVWHNARELRGQELEYLSLMVVSK, encoded by the coding sequence ATGAATACGGCGGCAGTAGGAACACTTTACGGCGTAGGCGTGGGGCCGGGTGATCCCGAGCTGATCACGGTCAAGGCGTACCGGATGATTCAGGAATGTGAAGTTGTGGCATATCCGAAGAAGCGCCGGGGAGGCAAATCGTATGCTCACGAGATTGTGGAATTATACGTTAACCCGGAGGAAAAGGAGATGTTGGGACTCATTTTTCCAATGACCAAAGACCCGGTTGTACTGGAGCGGGAGTGGAACAAAACGGTAGTTGCTTGCTGGGAAGCTCTGAGTCAGGGCAAGGATGTAGCCTTTGTCACAGAGGGAGACCCTAATCTGTACAGTACCTTTATTCACTTGGCGCGTCTTATGAAGGATCTTCATCCCGAGGTGCCGATTGTATCTATTCCGGGCATCTCTTCTGTATTGGGAGCAGCGGCAGCGCTGGAATTGCCTTTGGCAGACGGAGACCAACAGGTAGGTATTATTCCGGCTACGGAGGATCGGGCAGCGATGAAGCGGGCCATTGAGAATCACGATACAGTCGTATTTATCAAGGTCGCCAAGGTACTGGATTTGATTTTGGATGTGCTGGACGAGCTCAATCTTGGCGATCGTGCCTCTGTCATTACCAAAGTTACGTCTCCTTATGAAATGGTATGGCACAACGCCCGTGAGCTGCGCGGACAGGAGCTTGAATATTTGAGTTTAATGGTGGTGAGCAAATGA
- the cobM gene encoding precorrin-4 C(11)-methyltransferase: MTLEPKVYIVGAGPGDPELITVKGSRILRTADVVLYTDSLVNNELIATAKPEAQVLQSSGMDLERQVEIMSEAVQAGRSVARVHTGDPAVYGAILEQMVLLKQRGVAYEIVPGVSSVFASAAVLGAELTVPDLTQTVILTRAEGRTPVPDREKLRDLASHHCTVALFLSATLAKKVVVEFLAAGWSEDTPVAVVQRATWPDQKIVRTTLAQLPTDLRAAGITMHAMILAGWALDPGLVDKDAHRSKLYDKSFTHGYRKGVKPGE, encoded by the coding sequence ATGACGTTGGAGCCAAAGGTATATATCGTAGGAGCAGGCCCTGGTGACCCGGAGTTGATTACGGTCAAAGGCTCCCGGATTCTACGTACGGCAGATGTGGTGTTGTACACGGATTCACTAGTGAACAATGAGCTGATTGCTACGGCTAAGCCGGAGGCACAGGTACTGCAAAGCTCAGGCATGGATTTGGAGCGGCAGGTCGAGATTATGAGCGAGGCTGTGCAGGCTGGGCGCAGTGTAGCCCGTGTACATACAGGTGATCCGGCAGTATACGGTGCGATTTTGGAGCAAATGGTGCTGCTGAAGCAGCGCGGAGTAGCCTACGAAATCGTACCGGGCGTCAGCTCGGTCTTTGCTTCTGCGGCCGTGCTGGGTGCAGAGCTAACCGTGCCTGACTTGACGCAGACGGTCATTCTGACGCGTGCCGAAGGCCGTACACCTGTACCGGATCGTGAAAAGCTGCGTGATCTGGCATCCCATCACTGTACAGTGGCGCTGTTCCTCAGTGCAACGCTGGCGAAGAAGGTAGTCGTTGAATTTTTGGCGGCTGGCTGGAGCGAAGACACGCCTGTAGCCGTTGTGCAGCGCGCAACTTGGCCGGACCAAAAAATCGTGCGCACGACGCTTGCCCAATTACCAACCGATCTGCGCGCAGCGGGCATAACGATGCATGCCATGATTTTGGCAGGCTGGGCGCTCGACCCGGGGTTGGTGGACAAGGACGCACATCGTTCCAAGTTATATGACAAGTCGTTCACCCACGGCTACCGAAAGGGAGTGAAGCCTGGTGAGTAA
- a CDS encoding cobalt-precorrin 5A hydrolase, with protein sequence MSNPFAAVAITKHGVEMVRNLGASFPGTDVYYMSKFERGDEQERGIQLFEGSVKLILPDLFKQYNGIILFISLGAVVRMIAPILVDKKVDPAVVVIDDRGEHVISVLSGHLGGANELTRHVAAVLGARAVITTASDVQGTIPVDMLGRELGWVVDSFDKATPVSAAVVNEEPVVLIQETGERNWWRYDKPVPAHIKVYASMAEAAQEPFNAALVVSDRLLEPEEEERFLSNGVLYRPKSLVLGIGCNRGTALEELEAGVLNTLQELRLSVKSVRNIATIDLKKDEEGLFALCAKYGWELVTYTPSELNTVQLPNPSETVFKYTGAYGVSEPSALLSSGADHWLLEKKKSGNMTLSVARVSYD encoded by the coding sequence GTGAGTAATCCATTTGCCGCTGTGGCGATCACGAAGCATGGAGTCGAGATGGTCCGCAATTTGGGAGCCAGCTTTCCGGGTACGGATGTGTATTACATGTCCAAGTTTGAGCGTGGAGACGAGCAGGAGCGTGGCATTCAATTGTTCGAAGGTTCGGTCAAACTGATTTTGCCGGATTTATTCAAACAATATAACGGTATTATTTTATTTATTTCCCTCGGTGCGGTGGTTCGTATGATTGCACCGATTTTGGTGGATAAAAAGGTAGACCCAGCCGTGGTCGTCATTGATGATCGCGGAGAACATGTCATTAGCGTACTGTCTGGGCATTTGGGCGGCGCAAATGAATTGACCCGTCATGTAGCCGCTGTACTGGGGGCACGTGCGGTAATCACGACTGCATCGGACGTGCAGGGCACGATTCCAGTGGATATGTTGGGTCGGGAATTGGGTTGGGTGGTCGATAGCTTCGATAAGGCCACGCCTGTGAGCGCCGCTGTTGTGAACGAGGAGCCCGTTGTACTCATACAAGAGACAGGCGAACGGAACTGGTGGCGCTATGACAAGCCAGTACCTGCACATATCAAGGTATATGCCTCAATGGCGGAAGCGGCACAAGAACCGTTCAACGCCGCGTTGGTCGTAAGTGACCGTTTGTTGGAGCCTGAGGAAGAGGAGAGGTTTCTTTCTAATGGCGTGCTGTATCGTCCTAAAAGCTTGGTGCTTGGCATTGGCTGCAATCGGGGAACTGCATTGGAGGAGCTGGAGGCTGGGGTGCTGAACACCTTGCAAGAGCTGCGTTTGTCTGTAAAAAGCGTACGGAATATTGCTACGATTGATCTGAAAAAGGATGAAGAGGGCTTGTTTGCCCTCTGCGCCAAATACGGCTGGGAGCTGGTGACGTACACTCCGTCAGAGCTGAACACGGTGCAGCTTCCCAATCCATCGGAAACTGTCTTCAAATACACTGGCGCCTATGGGGTCAGCGAACCATCAGCCCTGTTGTCTTCCGGTGCGGACCATTGGCTGCTGGAGAAGAAAAAAAGCGGAAATATGACGTTGTCTGTAGCGCGGGTTTCCTATGACTGA
- a CDS encoding cobyrinate a,c-diamide synthase has product MTDDMKQAIQPDSSATARRSRIVVAGTGSGAGKTTVTLGLMKAFADSGLRVQGFKCGPDYIDPTYHTAATGTPSRNLDSWMTSPDTVRETFIRASEGADISVIEGVMGLYDGKDPLSNIGSTAEIAMLTDSPVLLVVDVRSMARSAAAIVLGFQRLEPKLRIVGVIVNRCGSQGHYGIVKRAIEQECGIPVLGWLKRDDGLDIPERHLGLVPAVERGELEPLFQRAAELIRAGTDLDAIRALADSAPPLSLPEHPLFPPDQPPTAGHEVETGERPIIAVARDAAFNFYYPENMDLLRQAGAEIVYFSPLAGERVPEHANGLYLGGGFPEEFAADIAANTGFLQDIRNAVSRDMPVFAECGGYMILARTLTDRAGHAHHMAGVIPSDVRMQEKRAALGYREATALHDCLLLEAGETIRGHEFHYSVMSYDESAAPYPFAYQTKGMRGLQSEGYAKGNLLAAYTHIHLASLPKAAARWVEKCRAYD; this is encoded by the coding sequence ATGACTGACGATATGAAGCAGGCTATACAGCCAGACTCGTCTGCCACGGCACGCAGAAGTCGTATCGTTGTCGCCGGTACGGGCAGCGGCGCGGGCAAAACGACTGTGACTCTCGGGCTGATGAAGGCGTTCGCCGACAGCGGCCTGCGAGTGCAGGGGTTTAAGTGCGGTCCGGATTATATTGATCCGACCTATCATACGGCCGCGACCGGAACGCCTTCCCGTAATCTCGATTCCTGGATGACCTCGCCGGATACGGTGCGTGAAACCTTTATCCGCGCATCCGAAGGCGCAGATATCTCCGTGATTGAAGGCGTCATGGGGCTATATGACGGCAAGGACCCGCTCAGCAATATTGGCTCGACCGCCGAAATCGCCATGCTGACGGATAGCCCGGTATTGCTGGTCGTCGACGTGCGCAGCATGGCACGCAGCGCGGCCGCAATCGTGCTTGGCTTTCAGCGTTTGGAGCCCAAGCTGCGCATTGTGGGTGTAATCGTAAATCGCTGCGGTAGCCAGGGGCATTACGGCATAGTCAAAAGGGCAATCGAGCAGGAATGCGGCATCCCTGTGCTCGGCTGGTTAAAGCGCGATGACGGGCTGGATATTCCCGAGCGTCATCTGGGCCTGGTGCCTGCTGTAGAACGCGGCGAGCTGGAGCCGCTCTTCCAACGGGCGGCAGAGCTGATTCGCGCGGGTACGGATCTGGATGCAATCCGGGCATTGGCGGATTCGGCTCCGCCGCTCAGTCTGCCCGAGCACCCATTATTTCCTCCAGATCAGCCTCCCACAGCAGGACATGAAGTCGAGACTGGGGAACGTCCCATCATTGCTGTCGCCAGAGATGCGGCGTTCAATTTCTACTACCCCGAAAATATGGATTTGCTGCGCCAAGCGGGAGCAGAGATTGTCTATTTTAGTCCGCTGGCGGGAGAACGCGTCCCTGAGCACGCCAACGGCCTATATCTGGGCGGCGGCTTTCCCGAGGAGTTTGCGGCAGATATCGCTGCCAATACGGGCTTTCTGCAAGATATCCGCAACGCAGTGAGCCGGGATATGCCTGTATTCGCCGAGTGCGGTGGTTATATGATACTGGCCCGGACACTTACGGATCGGGCGGGTCACGCCCACCACATGGCCGGGGTGATCCCTTCGGACGTTCGCATGCAGGAGAAGCGGGCTGCATTGGGATACCGGGAAGCAACCGCATTGCATGATTGCTTGCTGCTGGAGGCTGGAGAGACGATTCGTGGACATGAATTTCATTATTCGGTCATGAGCTATGATGAATCTGCCGCCCCCTATCCCTTTGCCTATCAAACTAAAGGGATGCGTGGACTTCAGAGCGAAGGTTATGCCAAAGGGAACCTCTTGGCAGCCTACACACACATCCATCTCGCTTCTCTACCCAAGGCAGCAGCACGCTGGGTTGAAAAATGCCGAGCTTACGACTAA
- a CDS encoding AbrB/MazE/SpoVT family DNA-binding domain-containing protein translates to MKRTGMTRPLDSLGRIVLPKELRMTMEIDIGDPLEFFIEDQTLMLRKYKSTNCIFCGSVDTNTYFKDQFICDACATSMKTEDLLPVTATETQSPPLKQNMHMKKIYQRTDVILEKMRELMEEHPASSQKQLASMLGVSQGRISQLKKLM, encoded by the coding sequence ATGAAAAGGACTGGAATGACCCGGCCCTTGGACAGCTTGGGACGAATTGTGCTTCCTAAAGAGTTGCGCATGACGATGGAGATTGACATCGGCGATCCATTAGAGTTTTTTATTGAAGACCAAACACTCATGCTCCGTAAGTACAAATCAACTAATTGTATATTTTGCGGTTCGGTTGATACCAACACCTATTTTAAAGATCAGTTTATCTGCGATGCATGTGCCACCTCGATGAAAACGGAAGATTTACTTCCGGTCACAGCGACTGAAACCCAGTCACCTCCACTGAAGCAAAATATGCATATGAAAAAGATTTATCAGCGCACGGATGTTATTTTGGAGAAAATGAGAGAGCTTATGGAAGAACATCCAGCATCTTCACAAAAACAACTCGCTTCCATGCTTGGCGTGAGTCAGGGAAGGATTTCCCAACTGAAAAAGCTCATGTAG
- a CDS encoding ThuA domain-containing protein gives MEKRKALLLGDYSYPEFHPLQGVDEEISHILQDWMTVQCSENRKMLLKENLASFDLCISYCDSRKEVLSPQQTAGLLSYVSGGGGLLVLHNGITLQGRYEIAQLMGARFLRHPSAEQLSFKVTESDHPIMEGIEPFEIQEEPYRFDFDPFTEKTLLMEYEYEGQWWPAAWSLSYGLGRVVYLMPGHNQPSFQHEGYRKLLLQAAKWAGRFPG, from the coding sequence ATGGAAAAAAGAAAAGCATTGCTGCTAGGAGATTATTCATATCCGGAGTTTCACCCGCTACAAGGGGTGGACGAAGAGATTAGTCATATTTTACAAGATTGGATGACGGTTCAATGCAGTGAGAATCGTAAAATGCTGCTCAAGGAAAATCTAGCTTCATTTGATCTATGCATCTCGTATTGTGATAGCCGTAAGGAGGTTCTGTCTCCTCAACAAACAGCAGGACTGCTGTCCTACGTCAGCGGCGGAGGTGGACTGCTTGTGCTGCATAACGGAATCACATTGCAAGGACGTTATGAAATTGCACAGCTCATGGGAGCGCGTTTCCTGCGGCATCCGTCAGCGGAGCAGCTTTCCTTCAAGGTAACAGAGTCGGATCATCCGATTATGGAAGGAATCGAGCCGTTCGAGATTCAAGAGGAGCCGTATCGTTTTGATTTTGATCCATTCACTGAAAAAACACTGTTAATGGAATACGAGTATGAGGGTCAGTGGTGGCCAGCTGCATGGTCATTGTCCTATGGCTTGGGCAGAGTCGTCTACCTGATGCCTGGACATAATCAGCCAAGTTTCCAGCACGAGGGATACCGTAAGCTACTGCTTCAGGCTGCTAAGTGGGCCGGACGCTTTCCAGGTTAA
- a CDS encoding phasin family protein, translating to MSDLFKKAISLGWGLTVVSKEKVEKAVEDLVNRGELAPSESKALVDRLIERGAEEQGQFKTMIREQVSRILQELEVPTENDVTSLEQRVALLEKKVAELEKEKAALTGSSDAEEANRLD from the coding sequence ATGAGCGATTTGTTCAAAAAAGCCATCTCATTGGGGTGGGGCCTCACCGTTGTCAGCAAAGAAAAGGTGGAGAAAGCCGTCGAGGATCTTGTAAACCGTGGAGAACTTGCGCCCTCGGAATCCAAAGCGCTGGTCGATCGTCTGATCGAACGGGGGGCAGAGGAGCAGGGACAATTCAAAACCATGATCCGCGAGCAGGTTAGCCGCATTTTGCAGGAGCTGGAAGTACCTACCGAAAATGATGTCACAAGTTTGGAGCAGCGTGTGGCATTGTTGGAAAAAAAGGTAGCGGAGCTGGAAAAAGAAAAGGCGGCGCTTACGGGTTCGAGTGACGCTGAAGAAGCGAACCGGTTGGATTAA
- a CDS encoding ABC1 kinase family protein: MAVRMKHAGRYREIAMALARHGFGYMVEEMGLFQLLSLPRKWLTRETPESKTLGERIRLVLEDLGPAFIKLGQLASTRADLLPEPIIRELVKLQDQVPPFSPDTARGILEQELDTSLEDILVRFDDDPLAAASIGQVHLGKLHSGEMVAIKIQRPGVNRIIRRDLDILRELTAMAAKRWEWVERYQLRQMVEELGRSLIQELDYNHEARNTEKIALQFEQDPHIYIPKIYWDHTSSRILTMEFLDGTHLGSREELLRRGYNLKELAQRLVNSMLHQIFIEGFFHADPHPGNLLVLNNGSLAYLDFGMAGRLSEEMKNHLASLMIALMRKNTDAMVRAIERLGLVEPDTDLNALRADLDKIREDYADVPFSQVSIGDALNDLFGAAQRHRIGLPSDVLLLGKALLTLEGVVEHLDPDLSIIALAEPFGNKLLKERFSGRRIRGKLLGGATELVETLMELPRQTRHLASIISKGKLKLEVTVPELEQLLRKLDQISNRLSFSIVLLAFSIIMVGLIIGSSLNHQATMLWNVPAIEIGFVVALLMVAFLLYSIFKSGRF, from the coding sequence ATGGCCGTTCGCATGAAGCACGCCGGTCGTTACCGGGAAATTGCCATGGCGCTGGCGCGTCATGGCTTTGGCTATATGGTGGAAGAAATGGGACTGTTCCAGCTGCTATCCCTGCCCCGCAAGTGGCTAACGAGAGAAACCCCCGAGTCCAAAACCTTAGGTGAACGGATTCGGCTTGTGCTGGAGGACCTGGGGCCTGCATTCATCAAGCTTGGACAGTTGGCAAGTACACGTGCTGACCTGCTGCCAGAGCCTATTATTCGCGAACTGGTTAAGCTCCAGGATCAGGTACCGCCTTTTTCGCCTGACACGGCGCGTGGCATTCTGGAACAGGAGCTGGATACGTCATTAGAGGACATACTGGTTCGTTTTGACGATGATCCGCTGGCGGCTGCTTCGATCGGGCAAGTGCATCTGGGCAAGCTGCACAGCGGCGAAATGGTCGCGATTAAAATCCAGCGTCCAGGCGTTAATCGCATCATCCGACGGGATTTGGACATTTTACGGGAACTGACCGCAATGGCAGCCAAGCGCTGGGAATGGGTGGAGCGTTATCAGCTTCGCCAGATGGTGGAAGAGCTGGGGAGATCGCTCATTCAGGAGCTGGATTACAACCATGAAGCTCGTAACACGGAAAAGATTGCGCTCCAGTTTGAGCAGGACCCACATATCTATATTCCGAAAATATACTGGGACCATACTTCCTCACGTATATTGACCATGGAGTTTCTGGACGGAACTCACTTAGGGAGTCGTGAAGAGTTATTGCGCCGTGGTTATAACTTGAAAGAACTGGCGCAGCGGCTGGTCAACAGCATGCTGCATCAAATTTTTATAGAGGGCTTTTTTCATGCCGATCCCCATCCGGGGAATTTGCTCGTCCTGAATAATGGAAGCCTCGCTTATCTGGACTTTGGCATGGCGGGAAGGCTAAGCGAAGAAATGAAGAATCATCTCGCTTCTCTCATGATCGCCCTGATGCGCAAAAATACCGATGCTATGGTTCGCGCCATCGAACGACTAGGGCTGGTCGAACCGGATACTGACCTGAATGCACTGCGAGCCGATCTGGACAAAATACGCGAAGATTACGCGGACGTTCCTTTCTCACAGGTCAGCATTGGCGATGCCTTGAACGACCTGTTCGGCGCAGCACAGCGCCATCGGATTGGTTTGCCGTCAGACGTTCTGCTGCTGGGCAAGGCGCTGCTGACACTGGAAGGGGTCGTAGAGCATCTGGACCCTGATCTCAGCATTATTGCTTTGGCCGAGCCTTTTGGCAATAAGCTGCTGAAGGAACGCTTCAGCGGCCGCCGTATTCGGGGCAAGCTGTTGGGGGGTGCAACCGAGCTGGTGGAGACGCTGATGGAACTGCCGAGACAGACGAGGCATCTGGCCTCAATTATCAGCAAGGGTAAGCTTAAACTGGAAGTTACTGTACCAGAGCTGGAACAGCTTTTGCGCAAGCTGGATCAGATCAGCAATCGCCTGTCATTCAGTATTGTGCTGTTAGCATTCAGCATTATTATGGTCGGGCTGATTATCGGTTCATCGCTAAATCACCAGGCGACCATGCTGTGGAACGTACCTGCGATTGAAATTGGTTTTGTTGTAGCGCTCTTGATGGTTGCCTTTTTACTATATTCAATTTTTAAATCAGGAAGATTCTAG
- a CDS encoding PIN domain-containing protein, which yields MGYLFDTNAAIALHRLDTSLDKVIQQAEKDKENIFFSVITQSEFIAGLSTETDLGSIPFLGGEFIEVNSEIAIKAGRIRREQKDKFARRLKTPDALILATAIINQLVLVTADQDLQFAESEYEVKVINFSRLES from the coding sequence ATGGGGTATTTATTTGATACGAATGCAGCTATTGCCCTTCATAGACTTGATACATCCTTGGATAAAGTAATACAACAAGCAGAGAAAGATAAAGAGAATATTTTCTTTTCTGTTATAACTCAGTCCGAGTTTATAGCTGGATTGTCCACTGAAACAGACTTAGGCTCGATACCTTTTCTTGGCGGGGAATTTATTGAAGTTAATTCAGAGATCGCAATTAAAGCGGGTCGTATCAGAAGAGAGCAAAAGGATAAGTTTGCAAGAAGGCTTAAGACCCCAGATGCTCTGATTCTTGCGACAGCTATTATAAACCAATTGGTATTGGTTACGGCGGATCAGGATCTACAGTTCGCAGAATCAGAGTATGAAGTTAAGGTGATAAACTTTAGTAGGTTGGAATCTTAG